From one Microbulbifer sp. A4B17 genomic stretch:
- a CDS encoding peptidylprolyl isomerase, with protein MMRKLLTFLFCTLFSLPIFAQNPQVELKTDLGVIRIELFAKQAPVTVENFLAYTDSGFYDGLIFHRVVPGFVVQAGGFTFDFQKKETNDAIANESANGLQNLRGTLSMARTNDPDSATSQFFINLIDNTRLDASEDKPGYAVFGKVVEGMDIVEKIEREPRGLYRQHPEAPNTPIRILSAKRISTSENTVAEHSKGE; from the coding sequence ATGATGCGTAAGTTACTCACTTTTCTTTTTTGTACTCTGTTCAGCCTCCCAATATTTGCTCAGAACCCTCAGGTTGAATTAAAAACCGACCTGGGTGTTATCCGCATTGAATTATTTGCCAAACAGGCCCCTGTTACCGTAGAGAATTTCCTCGCATATACCGATAGCGGCTTCTACGATGGCCTTATCTTCCATCGGGTAGTGCCGGGCTTTGTCGTTCAAGCGGGAGGTTTTACTTTCGATTTCCAGAAAAAAGAAACTAACGACGCTATTGCCAATGAGTCAGCAAACGGACTGCAAAATCTCCGCGGCACCCTCTCAATGGCACGAACCAACGATCCCGATAGCGCCACTTCGCAGTTTTTTATAAACCTGATAGATAACACCCGCCTGGATGCCAGTGAAGACAAGCCCGGCTACGCGGTATTTGGCAAGGTCGTTGAGGGCATGGATATCGTAGAAAAAATCGAGCGGGAACCCCGGGGGCTCTATCGCCAACACCCGGAGGCCCCCAACACCCCAATCCGCATCCTTTCTGCAAAACGAATTAGCACCAGCGAGAACACTGTCGCTGAACACAGCAAGGGAGAATAA
- the guaA gene encoding glutamine-hydrolyzing GMP synthase: MSQDIHSSRILILDFGSQYTQLIARRVRELGVFSEIRAFDMTEEEIREYQPKGIILAGGPESVPEEGSPRAPEAVYNLGVPVLGICYGMQTMAHQLGGTVQGSDIREFGYAQVKVEGQSSLLSDIKDHIADDGSALLDVWMSHGDKVVAMPEGFELLASTDSCPIAGMYNAEKNFFGVQFHPEVTHTLQGMRIYEHFVIDICGCEKLWTPANIIEDSIAKVRDQVGEGKVLLGLSGGVDSSVVAALLHKAIGDQLTCVFVDNGLLRKNEGDQVMQMFADNMGVRVIRSDAEEDFLGRLQGEKDPEAKRKIIGNTFIEIFDREASKLQDVKFLAQGTIYPDVIESAAAKTGKAHVIKSHHNVGGLPEDMQFELVEPLRELFKDEVRKIGLELGLPYDMVYRHPFPGPGLGVRILGEVKREYADILREADAIFIEELHNADWYHKTSQAFAVFLPVKSVGVVGDGRRYEYVVALRAVETVDFMTARWAHLPYELIEKVSNRIINEIEHISRVVYDVSSKPPATIEWE, translated from the coding sequence ATGAGCCAAGATATCCATTCCAGCCGAATACTCATTCTCGACTTCGGGTCCCAGTACACACAATTGATTGCCCGCCGTGTCCGCGAGCTGGGCGTATTTTCTGAAATTCGCGCTTTCGATATGACCGAAGAGGAAATTCGTGAATATCAGCCCAAAGGTATTATTCTCGCCGGTGGCCCCGAGTCGGTACCGGAAGAGGGTTCCCCGCGCGCGCCGGAAGCGGTTTATAACCTGGGCGTGCCGGTTTTGGGCATTTGCTATGGCATGCAGACCATGGCTCATCAGCTTGGAGGCACTGTACAGGGCAGCGATATTCGAGAATTCGGCTATGCGCAGGTAAAAGTTGAAGGCCAGTCCAGCCTGTTGAGCGATATCAAAGATCATATCGCTGATGATGGCAGCGCTCTGCTGGATGTTTGGATGAGCCACGGCGACAAGGTAGTGGCAATGCCGGAGGGCTTTGAGCTGCTGGCTTCCACGGATTCCTGTCCGATTGCCGGTATGTACAACGCAGAGAAGAATTTCTTCGGTGTGCAGTTCCATCCGGAAGTGACGCATACCCTGCAGGGTATGCGTATTTATGAGCACTTTGTGATTGATATTTGCGGGTGTGAGAAACTCTGGACTCCTGCCAATATTATCGAAGACTCTATCGCTAAAGTCCGCGATCAGGTGGGCGAGGGCAAGGTGCTGCTCGGTTTATCCGGTGGTGTCGACAGCTCTGTGGTAGCTGCTTTGCTGCACAAGGCTATCGGCGATCAGCTGACCTGCGTATTTGTGGATAATGGCCTCTTGCGTAAAAACGAAGGCGATCAGGTTATGCAGATGTTCGCCGACAATATGGGGGTTCGCGTTATCCGCTCTGATGCGGAAGAGGACTTCCTTGGGCGCCTTCAAGGTGAAAAAGACCCGGAGGCCAAACGCAAAATCATTGGTAACACCTTTATCGAGATTTTTGATCGCGAAGCTTCCAAGTTACAGGACGTGAAATTCCTGGCTCAGGGCACTATCTACCCCGACGTTATTGAGTCTGCCGCTGCAAAAACCGGCAAGGCTCATGTGATTAAGTCCCACCACAATGTGGGTGGCTTGCCGGAGGATATGCAGTTTGAACTTGTTGAGCCTCTGCGCGAACTGTTCAAAGATGAGGTGCGCAAGATCGGCCTGGAGCTGGGCTTGCCTTACGATATGGTTTACCGCCATCCCTTCCCGGGCCCAGGCCTGGGCGTGCGAATTCTCGGTGAGGTGAAACGGGAGTATGCCGATATCCTGAGGGAGGCAGATGCGATCTTTATCGAGGAGCTCCACAACGCCGATTGGTACCATAAAACCAGCCAGGCCTTCGCCGTATTCCTACCGGTAAAATCTGTGGGTGTTGTAGGTGATGGCCGTCGATATGAGTATGTGGTAGCCCTGCGTGCCGTTGAGACAGTGGACTTTATGACGGCGCGCTGGGCGCATCTGCCCTACGAGCTGATCGAGAAGGTTTCCAACCGAATTATCAATGAGATAGAACATATTTCCCGCGTGGTTTATGACGTTTCCAGCAAGCCTCCCGCGACAATTGAGTGGGAGTAA
- a CDS encoding VC0807 family protein, translating into MTETNSTTTSPEKPKKEGFLSNIAFNVIIPTLILTKLSGDDWLGPTWALIVALAFPLGYGLRDLLRLGKVNFFSALGFIGILLTGGISLLKLDPQYIAIKEAAIPGLLGVATAISVYTRWPLVKTLLYNDQILNTAKIAQSLQANGNQPAFDRTLRQTSWIVAGSFFFSSALNYILAKMIVTSLPGTEAYNTELGEMTAYGYLVIAIPSTLILMGALFFLFSRIGKLTGLKLEEVMVAQ; encoded by the coding sequence ATGACCGAAACGAATTCGACCACCACATCTCCCGAGAAGCCTAAAAAGGAAGGGTTTCTCAGCAATATCGCCTTCAATGTCATTATTCCGACATTGATACTGACCAAGCTTTCCGGAGATGACTGGTTGGGCCCGACCTGGGCACTGATAGTCGCCCTGGCCTTCCCGCTGGGTTATGGCCTTCGCGACCTTCTGCGACTGGGGAAGGTCAATTTTTTCTCAGCACTCGGCTTTATTGGCATCCTTCTTACCGGCGGTATCAGCCTGCTGAAACTGGACCCGCAATACATTGCGATCAAGGAAGCCGCGATCCCAGGATTGCTTGGCGTTGCAACTGCTATATCCGTATATACCCGCTGGCCCCTGGTCAAAACCCTGCTATACAACGATCAAATTCTGAATACGGCAAAAATTGCTCAGTCATTACAGGCTAATGGCAACCAGCCGGCCTTTGACCGTACACTGCGACAGACTTCATGGATCGTTGCCGGATCGTTCTTTTTTTCGTCGGCACTGAATTACATCCTTGCCAAAATGATCGTCACCAGCCTGCCGGGCACCGAGGCCTACAACACGGAGCTGGGTGAAATGACGGCCTATGGATATCTGGTTATTGCAATCCCATCAACCCTGATTCTGATGGGTGCTCTCTTTTTCCTTTTCTCCCGTATCGGCAAGCTGACCGGGTTGAAACTGGAAGAAGTGATGGTCGCGCAATAG
- a CDS encoding pyridoxine 5'-phosphate synthase: MIALSINLNKIALIRNSREGNFPDVIAHGRKCLDAGAQGLTVHPRPDQRHIRPGDVRDLAKLCIGREGIEFNVEGNPFAAPLGDYPGLIPLVMETKPDQCTLVPDTNDQLTSDHGFDLKQDGDRLIPIIDELKNAGVRVSLFMDPDLDQISLAKQVGADRIELYTGPYAEAVAKQSPDLEAIFSAHCAAAEHAQQLGLGINAGHDLNLVNLPRYRTLPGLQEVSIGHAFTVDAIDMGLENAVNAYVDCLAGS; the protein is encoded by the coding sequence TTGATAGCTCTCAGCATAAACCTCAATAAAATCGCCTTAATTCGCAATTCCCGCGAAGGCAACTTTCCCGATGTGATCGCCCATGGGCGCAAATGTCTGGATGCAGGGGCCCAGGGACTTACCGTGCACCCCCGTCCCGACCAGCGACATATACGCCCCGGCGATGTACGCGACCTGGCAAAGCTCTGCATTGGTCGCGAAGGTATTGAGTTTAATGTTGAGGGCAACCCCTTTGCCGCACCTCTGGGCGATTATCCAGGCCTGATACCCCTGGTTATGGAAACCAAACCAGACCAATGCACCCTGGTGCCCGATACCAACGATCAGCTCACTTCAGACCACGGGTTTGACCTCAAACAGGACGGTGATCGATTGATTCCCATAATCGACGAACTGAAAAATGCCGGTGTACGTGTAAGCCTGTTTATGGACCCAGATCTGGACCAGATCAGCCTGGCAAAACAAGTCGGCGCAGATCGTATTGAACTCTATACGGGCCCCTATGCCGAAGCCGTGGCCAAACAGAGTCCGGATCTGGAAGCGATTTTTTCCGCCCACTGCGCCGCAGCCGAACACGCGCAACAGCTGGGGCTCGGTATTAATGCCGGCCACGACCTCAACCTGGTCAACCTGCCGCGCTACCGTACTCTGCCGGGACTGCAGGAAGTCTCCATTGGCCACGCTTTCACCGTAGATGCTATCGACATGGGCCTGGAGAATGCCGTTAACGCCTATGTCGACTGCCTCGCCGGTAGCTGA
- a CDS encoding TIGR04211 family SH3 domain-containing protein, translated as MKKLLSGVLAVALLNSAPAALAAETRYITDQLHVPMRSGKGNEFRILHRGLASGTELALLEDAAAEGWAKVRTPSGTEGWIRRQYLVSEPVAKLKLATAEANLARFEKMEGNLGGEVRRLETENSELNTALTAAQQQSQELATELKSLKSLSADAISLNDRHQKLLHQYELLKQEKSMAEAEIQRLSGSDARKWQLYGALSVALGAILAMIAPHVRPRKRNSEWAN; from the coding sequence ATGAAGAAATTACTGTCCGGTGTGCTCGCTGTGGCGCTGTTGAACTCAGCGCCAGCGGCACTTGCAGCGGAGACCCGCTATATTACCGACCAACTTCACGTGCCCATGCGCTCCGGCAAAGGCAATGAATTCCGGATTCTGCACCGCGGCCTGGCCAGTGGCACCGAACTGGCTCTGCTCGAAGATGCCGCCGCGGAAGGCTGGGCAAAAGTACGCACCCCCAGCGGCACTGAGGGCTGGATCAGGCGCCAATACCTGGTCAGCGAGCCTGTGGCAAAGTTAAAGCTGGCAACCGCAGAGGCAAACCTGGCCCGCTTTGAGAAAATGGAAGGTAATCTGGGGGGGGAGGTTCGCCGCCTGGAGACAGAAAATAGCGAGCTGAATACTGCCCTGACTGCAGCACAGCAGCAGAGTCAGGAACTGGCTACCGAGCTCAAAAGCCTGAAATCCCTCTCCGCCGATGCTATTTCACTCAACGACCGCCATCAAAAACTCCTGCATCAGTACGAGTTACTGAAACAGGAAAAAAGTATGGCCGAAGCGGAAATTCAGCGCCTGTCCGGTAGTGACGCGCGCAAGTGGCAACTGTACGGAGCTCTATCTGTCGCCCTGGGCGCCATCCTGGCAATGATCGCCCCTCATGTACGCCCACGCAAACGAAACTCTGAGTGGGCCAACTGA
- a CDS encoding YciI family protein, with product MWYAIISEDVSDSLPLRKKARAGHLARLNLLKDEGRLLAAGPNPSIDSEEPGEAGFTGSLVIAEFPSLEEAKAWADSDPYIEAGVYASVTVKPYKLVLP from the coding sequence ATGTGGTACGCAATCATCAGTGAAGATGTTAGCGATAGTCTCCCTTTACGCAAAAAAGCCCGCGCCGGTCACCTGGCCCGGCTCAATCTCCTCAAAGATGAAGGTCGCCTCCTGGCCGCAGGCCCAAACCCCAGTATCGACAGCGAAGAGCCCGGTGAAGCCGGCTTTACCGGCAGCCTGGTAATCGCCGAGTTCCCTTCTCTGGAAGAGGCCAAGGCCTGGGCCGACAGCGACCCATATATCGAAGCAGGCGTCTATGCATCGGTTACAGTCAAGCCATATAAGCTTGTACTGCCCTGA
- the rlmB gene encoding 23S rRNA (guanosine(2251)-2'-O)-methyltransferase RlmB yields MKDSSEYLEKKAFFDSLLTIYGRKPVLEALEDLSVPVHKLHLASSNRRDQLIQRMETLAQERQIEIAYWDRKGLSRISKNSRQDQGVALDLALPHYGRAADFLREVAVQGHQTTYELLALDGITNPQNLGMIIRSACAGGIDGIILPKKGCAQIDPLVIKASTGTLFKTRILRCDKLAGTLGDFREAGAQICGLSSHARTTLKEVSSKVSTIFVLGNETHGVSDTVASQCNELVRIPMQNDVESLNVAVTAALISFRREI; encoded by the coding sequence GTGAAAGACTCCTCCGAATACCTGGAAAAAAAAGCCTTCTTCGACAGCCTCCTAACAATTTATGGGCGCAAACCCGTACTCGAAGCTCTCGAAGATTTATCTGTACCCGTCCATAAGTTACACCTGGCCAGCAGCAATCGGCGCGACCAGTTAATTCAGCGGATGGAGACCCTGGCACAAGAACGCCAGATTGAAATCGCCTACTGGGATCGCAAAGGCCTATCCCGGATTTCAAAAAATTCCCGCCAAGACCAGGGGGTGGCCCTCGATTTGGCCCTGCCCCACTACGGCAGGGCTGCAGACTTCTTGCGGGAAGTTGCCGTCCAGGGGCACCAAACCACCTACGAACTACTGGCCCTGGATGGCATAACCAACCCGCAGAACCTGGGAATGATTATCCGCTCAGCCTGTGCGGGCGGAATCGATGGAATTATCCTGCCGAAAAAAGGCTGTGCCCAGATAGATCCCCTGGTCATCAAAGCCAGTACTGGCACACTATTCAAAACCCGGATTTTGCGCTGTGACAAACTGGCAGGCACCCTGGGAGACTTCCGCGAAGCGGGAGCCCAGATTTGCGGACTATCATCCCACGCCCGAACAACCTTGAAAGAGGTTTCCAGTAAGGTCTCCACAATTTTTGTATTGGGCAATGAGACCCACGGTGTCAGCGATACAGTTGCTTCACAGTGCAACGAGCTGGTACGTATCCCCATGCAAAATGATGTCGAGAGTCTGAATGTGGCAGTCACAGCGGCACTGATCAGCTTTCGCCGCGAAATCTGA
- a CDS encoding Rossmann-like and DUF2520 domain-containing protein — MQSLNIIGAGRLGKTLGRLWQESGVFQVQSIYNRSLESGLAASRFIGAGNAVESLAAMPAADLWLIGCIDSEIAVFAHQLAENGLVDGNTLVFHCSGALSSQILEPLKPALIASAHPVHSFAEPETSLQTFASTSVAIEGDSRAIEILSAAFAVLGCEILTIDPNNKSLYHAGSVIASNYLTTLMDLSLQSFAAAGIERDSALRLLAPIVSQTLQNNMTLGPEKSLTGPIARGDVETVGAQVESLASVDSQLALCYRHLGLACVELARRGSLSPESAARLIELLSEPTR, encoded by the coding sequence ATGCAAAGTCTCAATATTATTGGTGCCGGCCGCCTCGGCAAAACCCTCGGGCGGCTGTGGCAGGAAAGTGGTGTATTTCAGGTACAGTCAATTTATAACCGCAGCCTTGAAAGCGGCCTGGCTGCCAGCCGGTTTATTGGCGCTGGCAATGCAGTCGAATCTCTCGCAGCCATGCCGGCAGCAGATCTGTGGCTGATTGGTTGTATCGATAGCGAAATCGCTGTGTTTGCCCACCAGCTTGCCGAAAACGGGCTTGTCGATGGAAATACCCTTGTATTCCACTGCAGCGGCGCACTCAGCTCTCAGATACTTGAACCATTAAAGCCCGCCCTAATTGCCAGTGCCCACCCGGTTCACAGCTTTGCCGAACCGGAAACTTCACTGCAGACATTTGCCAGCACCAGTGTCGCCATCGAGGGAGATAGCCGAGCGATAGAAATTCTCTCTGCAGCCTTCGCAGTCCTAGGCTGTGAGATCCTCACCATCGACCCGAACAACAAGTCCCTCTATCACGCCGGATCAGTCATTGCCTCGAACTATTTGACCACCCTGATGGACCTGAGTCTGCAGAGCTTTGCCGCCGCCGGCATCGAGCGGGACAGTGCCCTGCGCCTATTGGCGCCGATTGTATCTCAGACCCTGCAAAATAATATGACGCTGGGGCCGGAGAAGTCTCTGACAGGTCCCATTGCCAGGGGAGATGTGGAAACCGTTGGAGCCCAGGTGGAAAGCCTTGCCTCGGTAGATAGCCAGCTGGCACTTTGCTATCGCCATCTGGGCCTCGCCTGTGTAGAGTTGGCGCGGCGCGGCTCGCTCTCACCGGAGAGTGCAGCCAGATTGATCGAACTGCTGAGTGAGCCAACGCGGTGA